DNA sequence from the Paenibacillus physcomitrellae genome:
TGCCGAGCTGCAAAGAGGAAATACCGAGAAAGAATTTGTGCTTATGTACCGAGCGCCCCTGATCAAAATCAAAGGCATCAAGCTGCCTTCTTTAACAGTAGATTTGAACAGAAAAAAGCCAGCCTCGGTAGGCTGGTTTCTTAATATGATTGCGGAAAGGTAAACGGGCTTGCCGCATTAAAGCTTCTTGGCGTACAGGTTTAACTTCTCCGACATTTGATGAATTTCTTCGATGAACGATGAAATTTGCTGGGAAGACGCTGCCTGCTCGTCCACCACTTTCGTGATTTGCTCAATCGAGGTTTCGATGCGGTTCGTCGCCTCTCTGAAGTTCTTCAGCACCTCTTGCACCTCTTTGGTGGAGTCGACGGTGGTATGGGATAACTTGCGGATCTCCCCGGCTACGATGCCGAACCCCCTGCCTGTATCCCCCGCATGAGCCGCCTCGATGGCTGCGTTAATGCCAAGCAGGTTGGTTTGGTCGGCTACATTTTTGACAAGCTTAATAATTTCATCCGTCTTGTTGACTTGAACCACCGTTTCCTTGGCCAAATCAAGCAGCTGTTCGGTATGGTCAGCCAGTGTATTTGACCCGTTAGCCACGACATTCAGCTCGTTGCTCGCTTGCGAAAGGGCGTCGGATATTTGATCGGAAATGTCCATTAATTCTCTTTGTTTGCGTACCTGTACCGCAATGCCGCCAATTACCTCTCCCTCCGGATCGTGAAGCGGCGAAGCCGTTCCAACAAACTCGAATCCATAGAATTCGGCGGGCACATCGGCTTTAATCGGGGCATCCCCTTTAATAGCCCGGGTCAACGGTTCTTCCTCATGCAGGAGCTGTCCAACCTCAATAGGGAGCTGGATATCCTGCCCCGGCCAATAAGCTATAAATTTCTCCTTGTCACAGACTGCAATGGATAATTCAACGGGAACCGCTTGTTTGAACACAGGGACCATCGCAATCAGTTGCTCTAAGGATGTAATCGTCATGGTGTAATTCCCCCAATATTTTAATGAAAAATTACCTAATATATTAACTATCGGAAATTGAACTAATAAAATCAATAGATTACGAAACACGATTAGCGAAAAACTTCGCTTGGAATTGTTGGCCTGAATTAACAAAAGAGACACTCTTCGCGAGTGTCTCTTATCCTGATGATGAAAGTAATATAAGGAGCAAAATGAAAAAAATTCAATAGGTGAATCTGGATTACCTGATGATCCTCGCTCGATTTAACGCTTCGTCTGATTAGGACTTGTATTAGCTAAAATAGGCAGCATTTTCTCACTCTTTTCCATAAGCGAGCTGCATTGGCCACAGATCGGTTGATTCAATAAAACGAAGTTGTCCCTCATCCACCCGTTGCAATTTTCGTTGGTGCATGACCAAATCGCTGTCATTTCCTCTGGAAGGTCGATCATCTGTCTTTTCCGTGAATAGTACAAGCAGCATCCCTCTTTCTCTTCTGGAATAATGAGCGAAAAAAAAGCCCCAACACCAGTTGGGACTTTCTCACACTGTCTTACAGTTTAACAACGTTCTCGGCTTGCGGGCCGCGGTTGCCTTGTACTACATTAAATTCAACGCGTTGACCTTCGTCCAGCGATTTGAAGCCGTCGCCAACGATAGCGCTGAAGTGAACGAATACGTCGTCTCCGCCTTCAACCTCG
Encoded proteins:
- a CDS encoding methyl-accepting chemotaxis protein: MTITSLEQLIAMVPVFKQAVPVELSIAVCDKEKFIAYWPGQDIQLPIEVGQLLHEEEPLTRAIKGDAPIKADVPAEFYGFEFVGTASPLHDPEGEVIGGIAVQVRKQRELMDISDQISDALSQASNELNVVANGSNTLADHTEQLLDLAKETVVQVNKTDEIIKLVKNVADQTNLLGINAAIEAAHAGDTGRGFGIVAGEIRKLSHTTVDSTKEVQEVLKNFREATNRIETSIEQITKVVDEQAASSQQISSFIEEIHQMSEKLNLYAKKL
- a CDS encoding cold-shock protein; the protein is MYYSRKRQMIDLPEEMTAIWSCTNENCNGWMRDNFVLLNQPICGQCSSLMEKSEKMLPILANTSPNQTKR
- a CDS encoding cold-shock protein; this translates as MEKGTVKWFNADKGFGFIEVEGGDDVFVHFSAIVGDGFKSLDEGQRVEFNVVQGNRGPQAENVVKL